The following coding sequences are from one Microbacterium sp. SORGH_AS_0969 window:
- a CDS encoding type IV toxin-antitoxin system AbiEi family antitoxin domain-containing protein, with product MASLPPPSGENRDVVWTTRELHAAGWSRRALARAVIDGTIRRVRQGRFVAADTHDDVTAAARVGGRLDCISLLALRGVFVHRHAERHVQQNRSASRRPPAPDGVVYHWRSSSAPRDCSTVGLVEALAQAIRCQPPRSAIATLDSAWHLGLVDEADIAEIFARVPRRFRVLRRLLDPRAEAGTESLVRLLLRHLGCDVELQVRIDGVGRVDLLVNGWLIVECDSERFHGTWHVHKSDRRRDMAALERGYATLRLLAEDILYHPDRVRTALERILAHGVPGRNS from the coding sequence ATGGCATCCCTTCCTCCTCCGTCCGGAGAGAATCGCGATGTGGTGTGGACGACGCGCGAGCTCCACGCGGCCGGGTGGTCACGGCGGGCTCTCGCCCGCGCTGTCATCGACGGGACCATCAGGCGGGTGCGGCAGGGGCGGTTCGTCGCAGCCGACACGCACGATGACGTCACCGCGGCGGCGCGTGTCGGCGGGCGGCTCGATTGCATCAGCCTCCTGGCGCTGCGTGGAGTGTTCGTGCACCGTCATGCGGAACGCCACGTGCAGCAAAACCGCTCGGCCAGTCGACGTCCCCCGGCTCCGGACGGCGTCGTCTACCACTGGCGCTCCTCGTCTGCACCGCGAGACTGCTCGACCGTCGGCCTCGTGGAGGCTCTCGCGCAGGCGATCCGCTGCCAACCGCCTCGATCGGCCATTGCGACGCTCGACAGCGCATGGCATCTCGGACTGGTGGACGAAGCCGACATCGCCGAGATCTTCGCGCGCGTCCCGCGTCGCTTCCGGGTGCTGCGTCGCCTGTTGGACCCGCGTGCCGAAGCCGGCACTGAATCGCTCGTCCGTCTGCTGCTTCGCCACCTCGGCTGCGACGTGGAGCTCCAGGTCCGCATCGACGGAGTGGGTCGCGTGGATCTCCTGGTGAACGGGTGGCTCATCGTCGAGTGCGACAGCGAGCGATTCCACGGCACGTGGCACGTCCACAAGAGTGACCGGCGCCGCGACATGGCGGCGCTGGAGCGCGGCTATGCCACGCTTCGCCTCCTCGCCGAAGACATCCTGTACCACCCGGACCGCGTCCGCACCGCACTCGAGCGCATCCTCGCGCACGGCGTACCCGGGCGAAACTCCTGA
- a CDS encoding thymidine phosphorylase: protein MTLRQAQGPVPEAYDAVDIIRAQRDGRAITEGEIRWLVDAYTRGYVMDAQMSAFTMAVLLNGLGRDQIRVLTDAMIASGERMDFSSLGKVTVDKHSTGGVGDKITLPLAPLVAAFGVAVPQLSGRGLGHTGGTLDKLESIPGWRAALSNDEIMAQLRDVGAVICAAGTGLAPADKKLYALRDVTGTVEAIPLIASSIMSKKIAEGTDSLVLDVKFGSGAFMQDIDRARELAETMVALGTDSGVNTTALLTDMNTPLGLAIGNANEVRESVEVLAGGGPADVVELTVALAREMLTLAGQPDADVEAALQDGRAMDVWNRMIRAQDGDPDAALPTPRETHTVVAERSGVVTRVEALPFGIGAWRLGAGRARAEDAVVHAAGIDLHVTVGQSVTAGQPLFTLSADDGSRFERALGAVEGALEIGDTAPAASPLVRERITA, encoded by the coding sequence GTGACCCTTCGACAGGCTCAGGGACCGGTGCCGGAGGCCTACGACGCCGTCGACATCATCCGCGCGCAGCGCGACGGGCGGGCGATCACCGAGGGCGAGATCCGCTGGCTGGTCGACGCCTACACGCGTGGCTACGTCATGGACGCGCAGATGTCCGCGTTCACGATGGCGGTTCTGCTGAACGGCCTCGGCCGTGACCAGATCCGCGTGCTCACCGACGCGATGATCGCCTCGGGCGAGCGCATGGATTTCTCGTCCCTCGGCAAGGTCACCGTCGACAAGCACTCCACCGGGGGAGTGGGCGACAAGATCACCCTCCCGCTCGCCCCGCTGGTCGCCGCTTTCGGTGTCGCCGTGCCGCAGCTCTCGGGTCGTGGCCTGGGCCACACCGGCGGCACGCTCGACAAACTCGAGTCGATCCCGGGTTGGCGCGCAGCGCTGTCGAACGACGAGATCATGGCGCAGCTGCGCGACGTGGGCGCGGTCATCTGCGCCGCCGGCACGGGGCTGGCCCCCGCCGACAAGAAGCTCTACGCGCTGCGCGACGTCACCGGCACCGTCGAGGCCATCCCGCTGATCGCGTCGAGCATCATGTCGAAGAAGATCGCCGAGGGCACCGACTCGCTCGTGCTCGACGTGAAGTTCGGCTCCGGCGCCTTCATGCAGGACATCGACCGCGCGCGCGAGCTCGCCGAGACGATGGTCGCGCTCGGCACCGACTCGGGCGTGAACACGACGGCCCTGCTCACCGACATGAACACCCCGCTGGGTCTCGCCATCGGCAACGCCAACGAGGTGCGCGAGTCGGTCGAGGTGCTCGCCGGCGGCGGCCCCGCCGACGTCGTCGAGCTGACCGTCGCCCTGGCGCGCGAGATGCTGACGCTCGCCGGCCAGCCCGACGCCGACGTCGAGGCCGCGCTGCAGGACGGCCGCGCGATGGACGTGTGGAACCGCATGATCCGCGCCCAGGATGGGGATCCGGATGCCGCCCTCCCCACGCCGCGCGAGACCCACACGGTCGTCGCCGAGCGCTCCGGTGTCGTCACCCGCGTCGAGGCGCTGCCCTTCGGCATCGGAGCCTGGCGCCTGGGTGCCGGACGCGCGCGCGCCGAGGACGCCGTCGTGCACGCGGCGGGCATCGACCTGCACGTGACCGTCGGACAGTCCGTCACCGCCGGTCAGCCGCTGTTCACCCTGTCGGCCGACGACGGGTCGCGCTTCGAGCGTGCTCTCGGTGCCGTCGAGGGTGCGCTGGAGATCGGCGACACCGCTCCCGCCGCGTCGCCGCTCGTTCGCGAACGGATCACCGCGTAA